The sequence GCCGTGGCATGACCGGGTACGATTTTAGCGAAATTACCAAGACCGAACCGGAACGTTCGCTCGTTGAACCGCTGAAGAAACACGCCGGCCGTAACAACCAGGGGCGTATCACGGTGCGCCACCGTGGTGGCGGGAACAAGCGCAAGTACCGCATCATTGACTGGAAGCGCGACAAGGATGGCATTCCCGCCCGTGTGGTGAGCATTGAATACGACCCGAACCGCACGGCACGCATTGCGTTGCTGACGTATGCGGACGGCGAAAAGCGCTACATTATCGCCCCGTTGGGCTTGAAAGTGGGCGATGTGTTGATGAGCGGTCCCGAAGCGGACATTCGTGTGGGCAACGCTTTGCCTCTGGCCGATATTCCGGTGGGTACTGTGGTGCACAACATCGAATTGGAACCCGGCAAGGGGGCGCAATTGGTGCGCGCCGCTGGTACCTCAGCGCAGTTGATGGCGAAGGAAGGCGATTATGCGACCTTGCGCTTGCCCAGTGGGGAAATGCGCATGGTGCATATTCGCTGCCGCGCGACGATCGGCCAGGTCGGCAACGTGGAGCATGGGAACATCAAGTTGGGGAAAGCCGGCCGCAAACGCCATATGGGCTGGCGCCCAGAAGTGCGTGGTTCGGCCATGAACCCGGTGGACCACCCGCACGGTGGTGGTGAAGGGAAGGCGCCGATTGGGTTGCCTGGCCCGAAGACGCCGTGGGGCAAGCCCGCTTTGGGCAAGAAGACGCGTCGTCGCAAGACGACCGACAAGTTCATTGTGCGCCGCCGTGGTTCAAAGCGCCGCTAGTGGATAGGAGAGGAGTAGGACGATGGCTCGTTCGCTGAAAAAAGGGCCGTACGTAGATCCAAAACTGTTGCGCAAAATCGAAGAAATGAACAAGACCGGCCAGAAGCGCGTCATCAAGACGTGGAGCCGCCGCTCGACAATCTTCCCACAGATGGTGGGGCACACCATTGCTGTGCACAATGGCCGCCAGCATGTGCCCATCTACATCACGGAGCAGATGGTCGGTCACAAGTTGGGTGAATTTGTGCCGACGCGCACGTTCCGCGGGCACGAAGCGAAGGACAAGAAAAGCAAGCGCAAGTAGGAGCAGAGGGGGCGGGCTTTCCCGCCGACCGAATGCGTGTGAGGGATACCTATGGCAGAGCAAACACTCGAAGCACGGGCAGTGGCTCGGTACATTCAAATGTCGCCGTACAAAGTGCGCCGTGTCGTCAACGTCGTGCGTGGCATGCCTGTTGAACAGGCTGTGGCGACACTGCGCCTCATGCCGCACCGTGCCGCCAAGCCGGTGCGCAAGGTTATTGAGAGCGCCGCGGCCAACGCCGAAGAAAACCTTGGCCTCAGCCGCAGTGATCTTTACATTGCCGAAATCCGTGTGGATGAAGGGCCGACTCGCAAGTGGCGCCGTTTCGCCGCTCGCGGTCGTTTCAAGCCCATTTTGAAACGAAGCAGCCACATTTCGGTTGTGCTGCGTGAGATGGGGTCCTGAGTAGAGGACATGATGAGGAAGGAGTAAGGAACCTTGGGACGCAAAGTACATCCTTACGGTTTTCGTCTCGGAATTACCAAAGATTGGAAAGCCCACTGGTACGCTGAGGGTGATCGCTACGCGGAGCAGGTGCAGGAAGACCGCCGCATCCGCGAGCACATCCGCAAGCAATTGGGGCGTGTCGGGATTAGCGACATCCGGATCAAGCGCTTCCCCAATCAGATTGAAGTTACCTTGTGGACGGCGCGTCCGGGTGTTGTGATTGGGCGCAAAGGCGAAAACATCAAGAATTTGCGCGAATCGCTGGAAGCCCTGACCGGCAAGAAAATCAAGGTGGACGTGCACGAGGTCGAAAACCCTGATACGGATGCCTATTTGATCGCCGAGAACATCGCCATGCAGTTGGAGCGCCGCATCAGCCATCGCCGTGCGATGAAACAGGCGGTGCAGCGCGCTATGCGTGCCGGCGCCAAGGGCATCAAGATTCGCGTGGGCGGCCGCCTGTCGGGGGCTGAAATGGCCCGCAAGGAAGACGTACAGGAAGGCCGTGTACCGCGCCACACGTTGCGCGCGGATATTGACTACGCCAACACCGAAGCGTTGACAACTTTTGGTCGCATTGGTGTGAAGGTGTGGGTGTACAAGGGCGATGTGAAGCCCGAAGACGAGATGTAAGATTGAGAGAAGGGCTTGCCGCTTTGTTCCGGCGAGCCGTGTAGAGAGCGAGGTGGCAGAACCATGTTGATGCCGAAGCGTGTCAAATACCGAAAGCAGTTCCGCGGGCGCATGCGCGGCAAAGCCACGCGCGGGAACCAGGTCAGTTTTGGTGAATACGGGTTGCAGGCGCTGGAACCGGCCT is a genomic window of Ardenticatena maritima containing:
- the rplB gene encoding 50S ribosomal protein L2 — encoded protein: MGIKVYKPTTPGRRGMTGYDFSEITKTEPERSLVEPLKKHAGRNNQGRITVRHRGGGNKRKYRIIDWKRDKDGIPARVVSIEYDPNRTARIALLTYADGEKRYIIAPLGLKVGDVLMSGPEADIRVGNALPLADIPVGTVVHNIELEPGKGAQLVRAAGTSAQLMAKEGDYATLRLPSGEMRMVHIRCRATIGQVGNVEHGNIKLGKAGRKRHMGWRPEVRGSAMNPVDHPHGGGEGKAPIGLPGPKTPWGKPALGKKTRRRKTTDKFIVRRRGSKRR
- the rpsS gene encoding 30S ribosomal protein S19, which codes for MARSLKKGPYVDPKLLRKIEEMNKTGQKRVIKTWSRRSTIFPQMVGHTIAVHNGRQHVPIYITEQMVGHKLGEFVPTRTFRGHEAKDKKSKRK
- the rplV gene encoding 50S ribosomal protein L22, producing the protein MAEQTLEARAVARYIQMSPYKVRRVVNVVRGMPVEQAVATLRLMPHRAAKPVRKVIESAAANAEENLGLSRSDLYIAEIRVDEGPTRKWRRFAARGRFKPILKRSSHISVVLREMGS
- the rpsC gene encoding 30S ribosomal protein S3; translation: MGRKVHPYGFRLGITKDWKAHWYAEGDRYAEQVQEDRRIREHIRKQLGRVGISDIRIKRFPNQIEVTLWTARPGVVIGRKGENIKNLRESLEALTGKKIKVDVHEVENPDTDAYLIAENIAMQLERRISHRRAMKQAVQRAMRAGAKGIKIRVGGRLSGAEMARKEDVQEGRVPRHTLRADIDYANTEALTTFGRIGVKVWVYKGDVKPEDEM